The nucleotide sequence GAgcagcggtggaggaggcgggAGTTTAGAGGCCGCAAGCGGCAGGCGGCCGTGCTCCAAGTCGGCCACCTCCAGGAAACCCCCCGACATGGACTGATCGTGATACGTACGGTGCCCCGTGAACGGAGACCGATCGTGATACGTACGGTGCCGGGTGCAAGCCAATCGTCGCTTGgtattcttatatatatatatatatatatatatatatatatatatatatatatatatatatatatatatatatatcttacatGATATCTCTCTGTAATAAAGGGAGAAATACATAGTAGCGATCGACAGATCAATTTTGACCCTAGCTGGTAACGCCATGACGAGCCACCTTGCATACGGGCAAGCGTGCCGTGCATCGCAGGAAGCAGCAATGGCCGGCGCCAGGTGCGACGAGAGGCTCGTCATACATCACGTGACCAACGGTGGATGCTTCGACGACTTCAACAAGGCGATGGAAGAGTGCCACGGCCGCTACAGTCCCAACACGTCACAACTCGACCTGATCCGAGGCGTCGCCAAGCGCGTCGTGGACGTGGAGGCGTGCATCAAGGCCACGGCGGCCCTGCGCGAGTGTTTTGCCGGCAACCCCGCGGTGTTCAAGCATCAGTACCTCCGCCGCATGGACGAGGGCCTCGACCAGGACACCAACCCGTCGCCGGATGATATTTCAAGGGATGAACGTGCCATGTTCAGGTGGTGGACTGGCATGAAGAGAAGCTAATCAAGCATACTCGTATAGATATATAGACAGATGGGTTAGTCGATTATATTAGCATACTACTTGCTGGATATAATTAATAGGCACAAGCTATTTCGGTGTCTAATTTCTCTTTTCCTTTTAGTTGTCGAGTTCTTTTGGTATTGTAAGAGGATTAGATCGATCACACGTATGAGCGATGAAGTTACTATATACTGGATATATAATAGGCAAAAGTTATGAGATTGTTTACAGTACATCTAATTAATATGAGCTGTCCATTCTTGATCATTCAATGGACTAGATCCATCAATACTACTGAACAAGAGTAGTATTTTCTGTCCAAAGATAAAATCGGAAGataaacaaaacaaaaatactAAAACTCTACACGCAAAATCAAAACCGCGTGTTTTCTTCTCGATGCAGTCCATCCGTTCCGGGACTGTTGGCGGAAGCCCGATTCAATTATTTTTCAATAGATCTAATCGCTTTGGAGCTTTTCATTTATTTCTCGCCTACACACAGTTTTGGTGTTACAAGACTTTGCTAGTTGCTGGCGTGTTTTTGGATGTGTGTGAGTTGGAGTTCGATATGTGCAACCTAGCCATGCAAAGACCAGGTGTGTGCTCTTTGTTTTATGTATCTTCTTAATTCTCCATTCTAAGCCAACATAATCCACTTTTTTGGCGGAAAAAAGGAGACGACGGTACCTTGCCTGGAAGACATCACGTACAAAGCTATCGAAGCTAGCCTCCCTAACTAGATCAATCATGTCCAGATGCATTAGTACGATACATATGATGAGCATCCTTTTCTAAAACACAAGTCGGCGGCGGCACACAATCAACATATGCATACAATGCAATCGAATCTCGCTAGAACACAGGATGGGCGAACAATGGTGGCAGCACATAGGGAATACATGGCGGACTGTCATACAGTATAGACGGATGCCGCCGTTGGCAGGCGCCGGCAACGATGTGCCTCCAAGAGGGGTTCTATAAATTACGAACCAAACATTGACAAGATTACCCATGTAATCAACGGCTGAGATTACCCATGTAATACTAGTGGGTAGAAGGAGTAGGATGTACCGTAAATAGTCTCAAAAGTTATTTCTATGTTCAATTCTCTTTCTGTGTTAGTTGTGGAGTTTCTCAATACGTGCATGATACTTATACGTAGTTGGGAAAAGTATATGTTTTTTCTCCCTCAACTTTATGGATAGTTTAGAAATATCCTTCAACTTCTAAACCAGACAAAATTAATCCTTCAACGGTTAAAAATAGATACTTTTTGTCCCTCAGACCACTTCGGGTGGATTTGTACTGATGTGGACCTGGTATTTTCTTTCTCACTTGCACCACCACATGGCCACAGGTCAGTATGGCACCATCGTGTCCATGCTGGCACCGAGGCTCACTTTCTTCCCGTAGCATCATGGCCATCTGCTCGGCTAGGTTCTGACTGGTCAGCTCCGACGCCATCATGGccatcatgaatttgaaaaagttcataaattgGAGGCAAAAATTTCATGTTATTTCAACATGTTCACGGCTCTGAAAAAAGTTTGAGGATTTGAAATTGCTCGGCCATACAAAAAATTGATGTCTTACATTGAAAACAATAAAAAAGAGAATGAAAACGTGAAACGAAACAAAACCAATAGAAAACCAGCGAGAAAAACAAAGTAAAAACTGAGATAATACCGGCCCAGAAATTAACCCCTTCAAGAAATCCTGTATGAAGGGCCGAAAGGGCCGTGCTTCTCAAGGAGAATCGCCGCTTTTGTATCGAATCGGATAGAATTCCTGGAAGGGGCAAAAGAAAGTAAACTTTGTCCGCGTCGCTCTCCATATCGGCCAAGCAAGGAGAAGGAGAGACCTACAAGGAAGGAAGAGGAACGCTCACTAAAATCTGCGAAATTTCCATAGATTGAAACACGATCGATAGTATAGGTGGTGAGGAGCGGCCGGCGGTGGTGACCAAATCCTTACTAGTTGCTTGCAGGCCGGGGAATATCCATGTCGGCGGCGCTTCGATCCGCGGCGAGGAGGCTCGGCCGTGGCTCCCTGCTCCAGCGAACGCAGTCGGAGGGGCTCTTCTCGCCTAGCAGAAGCAGGCTCGTCCACACCAGTGAGGTATCTCAACCAAAGCTGACATATTTAACCTCATGATTTTCCTCACGTCATCAAGGATCACGTCATAGGGCGATAATCCAATTCTGCGTAATGGAAACAGCAACTTGCATGTGTTAAGATGACTTTTCTTCTCCTTTCAATTTGGATGGAGACAAGTTTGAATGTTTGATAGAGCAAGATTACCTAGCATCATATTACACAGGTCGCAAAATTACCATGcatgtatgttgcattttgtatATATCAAGCCCTTACTTAATTGACATACAAGACAATATTCTTCTTAAATTATTTACCGATCACAATCAGCAATTACTTAACTCTCCATGATACAAAGTACATTGATCATCATCTACGTGTGTCAATCCAGCATGCTCCTACAGACCTTACGCGTGAGATCCAGGAGAAGAGAGATGAGGTACGAAACTTGGTATCTAAGGCGGTGCAGAAGAAAAGGGAGTTGTATGCGTTGGGTAAGGCAGACAAGAATTGTGAGACTCTTGGTGAGCATCACATGCTTCCACTAGCACTCCCATATCTTTCTCGGCAAAAAGTCGTTCCAAAACCACATGGCACTCTCAGGTACGTAAAAATTATCAGAGATTCAAACAAGATGCATGCAGATACAAAATCACTTTGTCTATTCTTCCTTAACTTCGTGTTTGTTTGAAAGGAATTGGTATTTTTCTCTTTTGACCTGTAGGACCTTGATGCGGTTCGCTACAAGGGCTAACGCTTTGCTGGATGCAGCTGCCCACGCGACAATCTTCATTTTGGTTACTACTGCTTGGGTTAGAGCTAGGGGCGGCATTGGGGTAAAAGCCCAAACTGTTGATGAGGAAAATCAGGGAAGACAAGATTGAAAATTGAGAACCAAAGATGGCTCCGCCAGCTTGTTTTCAGTTAAGTTATGATGACTTACAGTTTGGCTAGCTAGCTAGCACTATGACATTGTTGTGATATTGTGTGACATGATATGTTATCGTATCTCTATCTATCCTAGTAGATTGCTTGTATGAATGAAAGCCGTAGGATATTTTTGCTGTGCTATTTCACAATACCCTAGAATCATATCTGCTAGTGACAAATGCGTCCCAAGGCCTCTCCCCCTGCCGGGCCATTTTTTCGAACTTCTTTTTTTTTCGAActttctttttgaatttttgaacaaaattttgaatTCTCAAGAACAAGAAGAGAGCAAAAAAGAATTACAAAGAAATAGAAAAAATGAAGTAAAGacacattttttgaaactccctAATTTTTGTAAGTGCAAACTTTTTTATAAATTTGTGAAGAATTTTCAAGAAACGCGAATATGTTTTGAAATAAaaacgaaaaaggaaaaaggaaagaaaaagaaacagaaaaaggagagaaaagaaaaaaaagaaatagcgATAGGAAAAAAAACCCGGTTCAGGAACCTCCTA is from Triticum aestivum cultivar Chinese Spring chromosome 1B, IWGSC CS RefSeq v2.1, whole genome shotgun sequence and encodes:
- the LOC123101559 gene encoding uncharacterized protein codes for the protein MSAALRSAARRLGRGSLLQRTQSEGLFSPSRSRLVHTSEHAPTDLTREIQEKRDEVRNLVSKAVQKKRELYALGKADKNCETLGEHHMLPLALPYLSRQKVVPKPHGTLRTLMRFATRANALLDAAAHATIFILVTTAWVRARGGIGVKAQTVDEENQGRQD